In a single window of the Acyrthosiphon pisum isolate AL4f chromosome X, pea_aphid_22Mar2018_4r6ur, whole genome shotgun sequence genome:
- the LOC100569782 gene encoding uncharacterized protein LOC100569782: MFPVQLLVVLSTMIILNQAATLNYENLKSVTPKYEDNKEAYKMLSNKTYNKSEIEASYDINTTDSYGNIINSNETALPMLKSIPISVVADIIGMAMDVLGNVIKNKND, encoded by the coding sequence ATGTTTCCGGTGCAATTATTGGTTGTTTTATCAACGATGATTATTCTTAATCAGGCAGCAACATTGAACTACGAGAATCTGAAATCAGTCACACCAAAATATGAAGATAATAAGGAGGCATATAAAATGTTAAGCAACAAGACATATAATAAATCTGAAATTGAAGCTTCATACGACATTAATACAACAGATTCATATGgaaatatcataaattcaaatgAAACTGCTTTACCCATGTTAAAAAGCATTCCTATATCGGTTGTTGCAGACATTATTGGTATGGCAATGGATGTGCTCGGaaatgtgattaaaaataaaaacgattga